CATCCACAACGATCGTGTAATACCGCGCCAGCCCCTTCCACGGGCAGCTTGAGGTCGTCGAGCTAGGCCGCAAAAACTCCCGTTTGACCGTCTCATCCGGAAAGTAAATGTTTCCCTCAACCGTCTCGAAAGTTTCGCTCTCGGCCAGTGTCTGACCATTCCATACTGCCTTTGCCATAGTCGATTACCTGCGTATTTTCAATAACCTGCGGCCATGAATCCACGCTCAGTCAGGCCTGCTTCTACCCTATTTTACCGCATTTGCGGCAAAAACGGTGCACGGCCCCGTTTGGGGCCGTGCATTCTCCCGTTCGGATGGCTCTAAGCCGTTACCGGAGCAGGCCCAAACCGCTCCAGGAAAAACTCATATCGTCTCCTGGCCGAGTCGTATTTATCGATCAGCGCCGCTGTCTGCCTCATGAATGGGTTGTTCGTTTCCTTCTCGCTCTCCGCGTGAAAGTGATGGAATTTGGCATAGAGCAGAATGCCTTCCGCATTCGACGCCAGAAACAGCTCCGGGTCGATCGCGCCAGTGTTCACGAGCGAAGCTGCCATCTCCCAGTAGCTCAACGCCTGCCGCCAGAACACATTTTTGTCAGACTTCGGGTCCCGCGAGACCGCATAAAGCTCCTCATGTGTCTTCGGATTGAACTCAAAGGTCATAAACCGCCGAGCCAGCCGCAGCGACTCCTCCCGCCGCAGGTCATACAACTTCAACACCACTTCCGCATCTGCCGTCGTCGCCATTTGAATCCTTTCGGTTAGGCCACACTCTCCACCACGGCCCGGGTCTTCTCCGGGTCTGGCTTCTCCAGGGCCGGCGCCTTCGCCGGGCCCGCTATCTTCTTCTGGTAACTGCACAGCGGAGTCGTTGGCTCCTCTTCAGGAGCGCCCTTCTTCTTCCGCCGTTTCGGCAGCGCCTCGCGGTTGTTCGGGCAGACCAGGTATGTCCCCTTGTCGTTCGTCACTTCCAGCACATACGCGCTGTCGCACTTCGGACATATCTGATTCACCAGCTTCAGATTCGATGCAAAATCACACTTCGGATAGTTCACGCACCCATAGAACACATCCCCGCGCTTCGTCTTGCGCACGGCAATATCGCCGCCGTCTTTCGGGCACTTCACATCCAGCAGCTCCTGCTTGATGTACTTGCACTTCGGATACCCGCTGCAGCTGATGAACTCACCATACTGCCCATTCCTCAACAGCAGCGGCTTGCCGCACTTCGGACACTTCTCGTCCAACTGCACTGGCGGCTTCTGCTGCACCTTCTGATGCAGCTTGCGAATCGTCTTGCACGGCGGATCGTCGTTATACCCCGGGCACGACATAAACGGCCCCCACGGCCCATTGCGCAGCACCATCGTCCGTCCGCAGTTATCGCACGCCTCTTCCTCCGGTGCCTCATCCGCGCCCGGAGCGCTCAGGTCCGGCTTCGCCGCATAGTTCTCCTTGGTGAAGTCGCAGCTGAACTGCTCCGCCGTCACCTTCTTGCCCAGCGCCATCGCCTCCGTAATCGCGGCCGTCAGCTCCTTCGCGTCGTGCGTCTCCTTCGAAAACTCCGTCACATCCTCCGCCATCGCCTTCACGATAACCGGATAGTGCAGCGCCTTCGTAATCTTCTTGAGCACTGCCTTCGAATCCTTCTTCCACGGCCCAGCCGCCACCGTCATCGGCTTGGTCTTCGTGAAGTTCGAGCACGAAT
This is a stretch of genomic DNA from Edaphobacter acidisoli. It encodes these proteins:
- a CDS encoding DUF4760 domain-containing protein gives rise to the protein MATTADAEVVLKLYDLRREESLRLARRFMTFEFNPKTHEELYAVSRDPKSDKNVFWRQALSYWEMAASLVNTGAIDPELFLASNAEGILLYAKFHHFHAESEKETNNPFMRQTAALIDKYDSARRRYEFFLERFGPAPVTA
- a CDS encoding DUF427 domain-containing protein codes for the protein MAKAVWNGQTLAESETFETVEGNIYFPDETVKREFLRPSSTTSSCPWKGLARYYTIVVDGQENQDAAWYYPDPKPAARSVKHHTAFWRGVEVTK